A genomic segment from Methanoplanus limicola DSM 2279 encodes:
- a CDS encoding DNA adenine methylase: MAIARKNIDAGPFLKWAGGKSQILPELEKRFPKELTGGPGNRKGKYEGGDSFEITRFIEPFIGGGAVYFRVNYRYRPEECHIFDINPELVLCYRTVKDSVEELIEILENHQGEYLPLDEEGRKEYYYNIRSSYNDERDGFDYPASGAKGIERTAKLIFLNRTCFNGLYRVNSSGGFNVPMGKYKNPTIAIKNYLIPASESLENTQVHHGDFEEAGRLVDENTFLYFDPPYRPLNKTSSFNSYAKGGFTDDDQRRLAGFFRMCSEKSAKVMLSNSDPKNNSPDDNFFDDLYSDFNIERVPAKRMINSKGNSRSAINEIVVTNYTPEVPEIAEESEQELSLTGSKKSKVSANTTFGDFS, encoded by the coding sequence ATGGCAATAGCAAGAAAAAATATTGATGCAGGGCCTTTTTTAAAATGGGCCGGTGGGAAGTCGCAGATACTTCCTGAACTTGAGAAGAGGTTTCCAAAAGAGCTTACCGGAGGTCCGGGCAACCGGAAGGGTAAGTATGAAGGCGGAGATAGTTTTGAGATCACCCGGTTTATTGAGCCGTTCATTGGTGGAGGTGCAGTATATTTCAGGGTAAATTACCGTTACCGCCCGGAAGAATGCCACATCTTTGATATAAACCCTGAACTTGTCCTCTGCTACCGGACGGTGAAGGATTCGGTCGAAGAGCTTATTGAGATTTTAGAGAATCATCAGGGTGAATATCTCCCTCTTGATGAAGAGGGGAGAAAGGAGTACTATTACAATATCCGGTCCTCATACAATGACGAAAGGGATGGGTTTGATTACCCGGCTTCCGGTGCTAAAGGAATAGAGAGGACTGCAAAACTGATATTTCTGAACCGGACGTGTTTTAACGGTCTGTACAGGGTGAACAGCAGCGGCGGATTCAATGTTCCGATGGGAAAATACAAAAACCCGACAATAGCAATAAAGAATTATCTCATTCCAGCATCAGAATCCCTTGAGAATACTCAGGTTCATCATGGAGATTTTGAAGAGGCTGGCAGGCTTGTGGATGAGAATACATTCCTCTACTTCGATCCGCCATACCGTCCCTTAAATAAGACATCAAGCTTCAACAGCTATGCAAAGGGCGGGTTTACTGATGACGATCAGAGGAGGCTTGCAGGATTTTTCAGGATGTGCAGTGAAAAGTCAGCAAAGGTCATGCTCAGCAATTCCGACCCAAAGAACAATTCTCCGGATGACAACTTCTTTGATGACCTCTACAGTGATTTTAATATCGAAAGGGTGCCTGCGAAGAGGATGATAAACTCAAAAGGTAATTCCAGATCTGCGATTAATGAGATTGTTGTAACCAATTATACTCCTGAAGTTCCGGAAATAGCGGAGGAATCAGAGCAGGAACTTTCTTTAACAGGGTCTAAGAAATCAAAGGTTTCTGCCAATACAACATTTGGTGATTTCTCTTAA
- a CDS encoding ATP-binding protein, with protein MNSISGVSIKNYRAIDNAEFKAKPITIIVGPNNCGKSSVLEAMSLAISEDNNFKDSLGYSVLQYLSNKYSIGNLARNPKDSVLIDIDNCKTELTVIYSGYPDNEKGRVIQDFLKKSIDSFFERADIIKEINYSFNENSKYNLKSGQQSQPAPINIHDWNLRDTYPDKKQDSNIISDEENDIYIKNIENSFSENLNRYIHSLKEDINSEIFNAKKLILSRFKSESLENIQFRLIFRDNLKNQMLKRFMNYFQDKFPFGIQINNNCQKRTLISGLEKKAVPLEKLHDLVVEKNLINETITRIVNEIPYINDIRKTDKGMMVSLAGHDNMLPISSMGDGFKSILEVFFLSALAKQGVVILEEPEVSLHPGYIQMFCEMVINSSKETQFFFSTHSRDIIEEILETARQKNSLDDIAILRMHNRMDLHASEIEILSGTEALDDIESINCDLRGV; from the coding sequence GTGAACAGTATCTCAGGTGTTTCGATTAAAAATTACAGGGCTATTGACAACGCAGAATTTAAGGCAAAACCAATTACAATAATTGTTGGACCAAACAATTGTGGGAAATCTTCAGTTCTGGAAGCAATGTCACTGGCTATTTCTGAAGATAATAATTTTAAAGATTCTCTTGGCTATTCTGTCCTCCAATATCTTAGCAATAAATATTCTATCGGGAATCTGGCCAGAAATCCAAAAGATTCGGTTCTGATAGATATTGACAACTGCAAAACTGAACTTACAGTTATTTACTCAGGATATCCTGATAATGAAAAAGGCAGAGTAATTCAGGACTTTCTGAAAAAAAGCATAGATTCCTTCTTTGAGAGAGCGGACATCATAAAAGAGATAAACTATTCATTTAATGAAAACAGTAAATACAACCTGAAATCCGGGCAGCAATCACAACCTGCACCAATAAATATACATGACTGGAATTTAAGGGATACTTACCCGGATAAAAAGCAAGACAGCAATATTATTTCAGATGAAGAAAATGACATTTATATTAAAAACATTGAAAATTCCTTTTCAGAAAATTTAAACAGATATATTCATTCCCTAAAGGAAGACATTAATTCAGAGATATTCAACGCAAAAAAACTAATATTATCCAGATTTAAATCAGAATCTCTTGAAAATATCCAATTCAGACTTATATTCAGGGACAATTTAAAGAACCAGATGTTGAAGAGGTTTATGAATTATTTCCAGGATAAATTTCCTTTTGGAATACAGATAAACAATAATTGCCAAAAAAGAACACTAATCTCAGGCCTTGAAAAAAAAGCTGTACCGCTGGAAAAACTGCATGACCTTGTTGTGGAAAAAAACCTGATAAACGAGACAATCACCAGAATTGTGAATGAAATTCCGTATATAAACGATATCAGGAAGACAGACAAAGGAATGATGGTATCATTAGCCGGACATGACAATATGCTACCAATATCTTCAATGGGTGACGGTTTTAAAAGCATTCTTGAAGTATTCTTTTTAAGTGCACTGGCAAAACAGGGCGTTGTTATACTTGAAGAACCGGAGGTATCACTGCATCCCGGATATATTCAGATGTTCTGTGAGATGGTTATAAATTCATCAAAAGAGACACAGTTTTTCTTTTCCACTCATTCCAGAGACATCATAGAAGAGATACTGGAAACTGCCAGACAGAAGAATTCCTTAGATGACATTGCAATATTAAGAATGCATAACCGTATGGACCTGCATGCCAGTGAAATCGAGATCTTATCCGGAACTGAAGCACTGGACGATATTGAATCAATAAACTGTGATTTAAGGGGCGTATAA
- a CDS encoding GNAT family N-acetyltransferase: MSDISIIKVSPENFPDFVSLIRELADYEKLTPPDADAVLRLKEDAFSENPKYEAYLSFLDEIPVGYITFYFTYSTFLAKPTLYLEDIFVSKDYRKMGIGGMFFDFCRNVAKERGCGRMDWTVLTWNQPSIDFYENRGAERQDWYLYRIEGDSL, translated from the coding sequence ATGAGTGATATTTCAATAATCAAAGTATCTCCGGAGAATTTTCCGGATTTTGTATCACTAATCCGTGAGCTTGCGGATTATGAAAAATTAACTCCTCCGGACGCTGATGCAGTCCTGCGCCTGAAAGAGGATGCCTTCTCTGAAAATCCAAAATATGAGGCATATCTGTCCTTTTTGGATGAAATTCCGGTGGGCTACATCACATTCTACTTCACCTACTCGACATTTCTTGCAAAACCAACCCTGTACCTTGAGGACATATTTGTATCAAAGGATTACAGAAAGATGGGCATAGGCGGTATGTTCTTTGATTTCTGCCGGAATGTTGCAAAAGAGAGAGGCTGCGGGAGAATGGACTGGACTGTTCTGACATGGAATCAGCCTTCAATAGATTTCTATGAAAACAGGGGTGCAGAGAGGCAGGACTGGTATCTCTATCGCATTGAGGGAGATTCCCTCTGA
- a CDS encoding DUF2284 domain-containing protein — MTDKIRKPEDFKFLREAALKMGVKEAKIIPASDIIIENRVTLKCRSGCISYGNKLTCPPYAPTPDEFRKIASEYSFALLVKFPSDAELEPEVLHSIYRYCLDPNSPPDKKEKTDKFWKDWFKGTNVILPVMLELEKTAFNAGYTLAVALANGPCNLCETCNVKGGICLHPTRARISGEAVGINIIKTAERAGMPIVFPFVKNPEPIALLLID, encoded by the coding sequence ATGACTGACAAAATAAGAAAACCGGAAGATTTTAAATTTCTCAGGGAAGCTGCCCTGAAAATGGGCGTGAAGGAAGCAAAAATAATCCCGGCGTCCGACATAATTATTGAGAACAGGGTCACCCTGAAATGCAGGTCAGGATGCATCTCCTACGGAAATAAACTGACATGCCCCCCTTACGCTCCAACCCCGGACGAGTTCCGTAAGATTGCCAGTGAATACAGTTTTGCCCTTCTGGTGAAATTCCCGTCTGATGCTGAACTTGAACCGGAGGTATTACACTCAATATACAGATACTGCCTCGACCCGAATTCCCCCCCCGATAAAAAAGAGAAAACAGATAAATTCTGGAAAGACTGGTTTAAAGGTACAAACGTAATTCTACCGGTAATGCTTGAACTTGAAAAAACCGCGTTCAATGCCGGATACACTCTGGCCGTCGCACTTGCAAACGGACCGTGCAACCTCTGTGAAACATGCAATGTAAAAGGCGGAATATGCCTGCACCCGACAAGAGCGAGGATATCAGGAGAAGCAGTCGGGATAAATATAATAAAGACAGCCGAACGTGCAGGAATGCCAATCGTTTTCCCGTTTGTTAAAAATCCCGAACCAATAGCTCTCTTACTGATAGACTAA
- a CDS encoding C-GCAxxG-C-C family protein, protein MIKDITDITGKAEHALKNFSAGYNCAQSVLSAFTEDFGIKEEDAINYATGFGSGMATGRICGVCTGAVMAAGLYTAKIPDIKERKKEAYRLSKEFQKRFEETHGATDCIDLLGYDHTDPKEEEKQPVEKRPKTVCRKFIRSAVIILSEIIEEDKKRKADMTLFQSEH, encoded by the coding sequence ATGATTAAAGACATTACTGATATTACGGGGAAAGCAGAACATGCCCTGAAAAACTTCTCAGCCGGATACAACTGTGCACAGTCGGTTCTCAGTGCATTTACAGAAGATTTCGGCATTAAGGAGGAAGATGCCATAAATTATGCAACAGGGTTTGGAAGCGGGATGGCAACCGGAAGGATATGCGGTGTATGCACCGGTGCGGTTATGGCAGCCGGCCTTTATACTGCAAAAATTCCGGATATAAAAGAGAGAAAGAAAGAGGCATACAGGCTCTCAAAGGAATTCCAGAAGAGATTTGAAGAAACTCACGGTGCAACGGACTGCATAGATCTTCTTGGATATGACCATACAGACCCCAAAGAAGAGGAAAAACAGCCTGTGGAGAAGAGGCCAAAGACCGTGTGCCGGAAATTTATCAGAAGTGCAGTAATAATCCTGAGTGAAATCATAGAGGAGGATAAAAAAAGAAAAGCAGATATGACATTATTTCAGTCAGAACATTAA
- a CDS encoding ion transporter, with the protein MKGTTEIKKIRRMVYGVMSESAPETPLKRIFNYLMFLVITVNIIFVNLETIPNLSSAVLNLFYAFYGLSMLIFIIEYILRVWFSVEDNRYKYKYSIKGRIKYILSPYAIIDLLVLIPFLIPDLIPADYKTNALRLLKLFIILKLIRYSQSLQGITNVFYSKKKELAMLIYMLFFLLVLVSTLMYYVENKAQPESFSSIPATMWWGVITLTTVGYGDMYPITPLGKVLGALVAILGIGLFALPAGILASGFYEQFSDKKEEENMEDNQENERQKETDPGTTDKEEYGNEPQYNNSDNPDINMIKCPDCGAEIILTVNKK; encoded by the coding sequence ATGAAAGGAACCACTGAGATAAAAAAGATACGAAGAATGGTTTACGGTGTGATGTCTGAGAGTGCACCGGAAACTCCCTTAAAGAGGATATTCAATTATCTGATGTTCCTTGTAATTACAGTCAATATCATCTTTGTAAACCTTGAAACAATACCAAATCTCTCCTCAGCCGTCCTAAACCTGTTCTATGCATTTTACGGACTTTCAATGCTCATATTCATCATCGAATATATCCTGAGAGTCTGGTTCTCAGTTGAGGATAATAGATATAAATATAAATACTCCATAAAGGGCCGCATAAAATACATACTCTCACCATATGCAATTATTGATCTCCTTGTATTGATCCCGTTCCTGATACCGGACCTGATTCCGGCAGATTACAAAACAAACGCCTTAAGGCTCCTGAAACTATTCATAATACTCAAATTAATCAGGTATTCACAGTCTTTGCAGGGAATTACAAATGTATTTTACTCAAAGAAAAAAGAGCTTGCAATGCTCATCTACATGCTCTTTTTCCTCCTGGTGCTCGTCTCAACCCTGATGTACTATGTAGAAAACAAGGCCCAGCCGGAGAGTTTTTCAAGCATTCCGGCAACAATGTGGTGGGGAGTAATCACACTTACGACAGTCGGCTATGGTGACATGTATCCCATAACTCCGCTTGGCAAAGTGCTTGGTGCACTTGTTGCAATACTTGGAATCGGACTCTTCGCCCTTCCGGCCGGTATTCTCGCCTCCGGGTTCTACGAGCAGTTTTCAGATAAAAAAGAAGAAGAAAATATGGAAGATAATCAGGAAAATGAAAGACAAAAAGAGACAGACCCCGGCACCACAGATAAAGAAGAATACGGAAACGAACCTCAATACAACAATTCAGACAACCCGGATATAAATATGATTAAATGCCCGGACTGCGGTGCGGAAATCATTCTGACAGTGAATAAGAAATGA
- the ilvD gene encoding dihydroxy-acid dehydratase — protein sequence MRSDEVKSGYARAPNRSLIRALGITENEMHKPFIGVANSWNDIVPGHINLRLVAGRVREGIAAEGGVPFEFNTIGICDGIAMGHEGMRYSLPSRENIADSVELMIQAHRFDGLVCICTCDKIVPGMLMAAARCNIPAIVITGGNMLPGYHEGCEVSLTDVFEGVGKVAAGSMTEDELFEIECDAMPGCGSCQGLYTANTMACMTEAMGMSLPGCAAIPAVDAAKMRIAYETGRRSVQLVKDDIKPRDIITMQSMRNAVRVDMALGGSTNTVLHLMAIATEAELPFNLEDFNKVGDVVPHICAMQPGGPHSMQTLHRSGGIPAVFKQIERYLEDTMTVSGISVQAIADSVKYLNEAVIKCPDSPEHAGGGLRILKGSLAPSGCVIKCAAVNDDMWRHRGPARVFEGEMDAMDAILAKKISEGDVIVIRYEGPKGGPGMPEMLSPTSALMGLGYTKVALITDGRFSGGTRGPCIGHVAPEAAAGGPIGIVEEGDEIEIDLFERRLDLNISEDEMKSRLDNFRPLKKDLKGVLARYSKMVGQADKGAVTE from the coding sequence ATGAGAAGTGACGAAGTCAAATCAGGGTATGCGCGTGCACCCAACAGGTCACTGATCCGTGCCCTTGGAATCACTGAAAATGAGATGCATAAGCCTTTTATAGGTGTTGCAAACTCATGGAATGATATTGTTCCGGGGCATATCAACCTCCGGTTGGTTGCCGGAAGGGTGCGTGAGGGTATTGCAGCAGAGGGCGGTGTTCCTTTTGAGTTTAATACAATAGGCATCTGTGATGGAATTGCAATGGGACATGAGGGTATGAGATACTCACTTCCTTCAAGGGAGAATATAGCTGATTCTGTTGAACTTATGATTCAGGCGCACAGGTTTGACGGACTTGTCTGCATCTGCACCTGCGATAAGATTGTGCCTGGTATGCTTATGGCAGCCGCACGATGCAATATTCCTGCGATTGTTATCACTGGAGGTAATATGCTTCCGGGTTACCATGAGGGCTGTGAAGTTTCACTGACTGATGTATTTGAGGGTGTCGGTAAGGTCGCAGCCGGAAGTATGACTGAGGATGAACTTTTTGAGATTGAGTGCGATGCAATGCCCGGGTGCGGGAGCTGCCAGGGGCTTTATACTGCCAATACTATGGCCTGCATGACTGAGGCTATGGGTATGTCCCTTCCGGGATGTGCTGCAATTCCTGCGGTTGATGCCGCTAAGATGAGGATTGCATATGAGACCGGCAGGAGATCGGTTCAGCTTGTAAAAGACGATATTAAGCCGAGGGATATCATTACGATGCAGAGTATGAGAAATGCCGTCAGGGTCGATATGGCACTTGGCGGTTCAACGAATACAGTTCTTCATCTTATGGCTATCGCAACCGAGGCAGAACTTCCTTTCAACCTTGAGGATTTCAATAAGGTGGGGGATGTTGTGCCGCATATATGTGCGATGCAGCCCGGAGGGCCTCATTCGATGCAGACTCTGCACAGGTCAGGCGGTATTCCGGCGGTTTTTAAACAGATTGAGAGGTACCTTGAGGATACGATGACAGTTTCAGGTATTTCTGTACAGGCGATTGCCGATTCTGTAAAATACCTCAATGAAGCGGTTATAAAATGTCCTGATTCTCCTGAACATGCCGGAGGAGGACTCAGAATTCTGAAAGGAAGCCTTGCTCCTTCAGGTTGTGTCATTAAATGTGCGGCTGTCAACGATGATATGTGGAGGCACAGAGGACCTGCAAGGGTTTTTGAGGGTGAGATGGATGCTATGGATGCGATTCTTGCTAAGAAGATAAGTGAAGGTGATGTCATTGTTATCAGGTATGAAGGGCCAAAAGGTGGGCCGGGGATGCCGGAGATGCTCTCTCCGACATCTGCCCTGATGGGTCTTGGTTACACTAAGGTCGCTCTTATTACTGACGGGAGATTCTCCGGCGGGACAAGGGGGCCGTGCATAGGCCATGTGGCTCCGGAAGCAGCGGCAGGCGGGCCGATTGGTATTGTTGAGGAAGGCGATGAGATTGAGATCGACCTCTTTGAGAGGAGGCTTGACCTGAATATTTCAGAGGATGAGATGAAGAGCCGTCTTGATAATTTCAGGCCTCTGAAAAAAGATCTCAAAGGTGTTTTAGCCAGATATTCAAAGATGGTCGGTCAGGCGGATAAAGGTGCCGTCACCGAATAA
- a CDS encoding quaternary amine ABC transporter ATP-binding protein gives MNDEQADDDKIIIKAENIYKIFGPKPQKILKYLDEKCSKDDIREKTNHIVALNNVSFEVFEGETFVIMGLSGSGKSTILRCINRLIDPTKGKITIKGSDITAMDEEELLQARRHLMGMVFQNFALLPHRKIIDNVAFGLEIQGKSEEERYKAAEEALDLVGLEGYGDSYPDQLSGGMKQRVGLARALASSPDILLMDEAFSALDPLIRRDMQDELIEIRERLNKTIIFVTHDLDEALKLGDRIALMKDGKVIQIGTPEEILTNPENAYVERFVEDVDMARVLFAKDIMKKPEPLVSLTAGPNVALHMMKEYGISSVFVAGRNRVLEGLIMVDDAVRAAKEKKTINEVMVRDIPVINLEEPVTSIIPMIADSRYPIAVVNSERKIKGIIVRGTVLAAIGRKEGEE, from the coding sequence ATGAATGATGAACAGGCAGATGATGACAAAATCATCATAAAAGCGGAGAACATCTACAAGATATTTGGCCCTAAACCACAGAAAATACTAAAATATCTTGATGAGAAATGCTCCAAAGACGATATTCGTGAAAAAACAAACCACATTGTTGCATTAAACAATGTCTCTTTTGAAGTCTTTGAAGGGGAAACCTTTGTAATTATGGGCCTTTCAGGTTCAGGAAAATCAACCATTCTGAGATGCATCAACAGGCTGATAGACCCTACAAAAGGAAAGATCACAATAAAAGGCAGTGACATAACCGCCATGGACGAAGAGGAACTCCTCCAGGCAAGACGCCATCTGATGGGGATGGTATTTCAGAATTTTGCACTCCTCCCACACAGAAAAATTATTGACAATGTTGCATTCGGCCTTGAAATACAGGGAAAATCCGAGGAAGAGAGATATAAAGCAGCAGAAGAGGCACTTGACCTTGTCGGGCTTGAAGGATATGGCGACAGTTATCCGGACCAGCTTTCAGGCGGAATGAAGCAGAGAGTCGGCCTTGCAAGGGCACTTGCAAGTTCTCCGGACATTCTGCTGATGGATGAGGCATTTTCTGCACTTGACCCCCTTATCAGGCGTGATATGCAGGACGAACTCATAGAGATCAGGGAACGACTGAACAAAACGATAATCTTTGTGACACATGACCTTGATGAAGCCCTGAAACTGGGTGACAGAATTGCACTTATGAAGGACGGAAAGGTAATCCAGATAGGAACACCCGAAGAGATCCTCACAAACCCCGAAAATGCCTATGTAGAGCGTTTTGTTGAGGACGTTGATATGGCAAGGGTTCTATTTGCAAAAGACATAATGAAAAAACCTGAACCACTGGTATCCCTCACAGCCGGGCCAAATGTTGCCCTTCACATGATGAAGGAGTACGGAATTTCAAGTGTCTTCGTTGCCGGAAGAAACCGCGTCCTTGAAGGCCTTATAATGGTGGATGACGCAGTGCGCGCAGCAAAGGAGAAGAAGACAATAAATGAAGTTATGGTACGTGACATTCCGGTTATAAACCTTGAAGAACCTGTTACCAGCATAATTCCCATGATAGCAGACAGTCGTTATCCTATAGCGGTTGTAAACAGTGAAAGGAAAATAAAAGGAATAATAGTCAGAGGAACTGTTCTTGCAGCAATTGGCAGAAAGGAGGGTGAAGAATAA
- a CDS encoding ABC transporter permease, producing the protein MSAQPSIPKLPLGGIVEAIVEWIQINLGWLLDGITEILDALIGVAEYILTVIPPVLMALVISGIMYFLVRRKALFNNEPTSPRTKNGLKLLQLPLMTLVCLLLIWDLQLWDDAMETLALVIVAAVISLIIGIPIGILAAKSESLEGLMRVILDFMQTMPSFVYLIPAVIFFGLGEVPGVIATVIFSMPPAIRLTELGIRQIPKELVEVADAFGAKPSQKLVKVELPVAMPTIMAGVNQCIMLALSMTVIASMIGAGGLGYQVLYGIQRVDIGTGFEAGLAIVIIAIILDRLTQNIIHVRGQQG; encoded by the coding sequence ATGTCAGCGCAGCCTTCGATCCCAAAACTGCCCCTCGGCGGGATAGTCGAAGCGATCGTGGAATGGATACAGATCAACCTTGGATGGCTTCTTGACGGGATAACTGAGATACTTGATGCACTTATTGGGGTGGCAGAATATATTCTGACAGTAATTCCTCCTGTCCTTATGGCACTGGTAATCTCCGGAATTATGTATTTCCTTGTCAGAAGAAAAGCATTGTTCAATAACGAACCAACATCACCCAGGACTAAAAACGGACTCAAACTCCTTCAGCTCCCGCTAATGACATTAGTGTGCCTGCTTCTGATATGGGACCTCCAGCTATGGGACGACGCTATGGAAACTCTGGCTCTCGTAATTGTCGCAGCAGTGATCTCACTGATAATCGGAATTCCAATAGGGATCCTCGCAGCAAAAAGCGAGAGTCTTGAGGGTCTGATGAGGGTTATTCTTGACTTCATGCAGACAATGCCGTCCTTTGTATATCTTATACCGGCAGTGATATTCTTCGGGCTTGGTGAAGTTCCGGGTGTCATCGCTACTGTCATCTTCTCAATGCCCCCGGCAATCAGGCTGACCGAACTTGGAATCAGGCAGATTCCAAAGGAACTTGTTGAAGTTGCAGATGCCTTCGGTGCAAAGCCGTCCCAGAAACTCGTAAAGGTCGAACTTCCGGTGGCGATGCCCACCATTATGGCCGGCGTGAACCAGTGTATAATGCTGGCACTCTCAATGACCGTCATTGCATCCATGATAGGTGCAGGCGGACTTGGATATCAGGTATTATACGGAATTCAGAGGGTGGATATCGGCACCGGATTTGAGGCAGGACTTGCCATTGTAATCATCGCAATTATCCTTGACAGACTGACACAGAATATCATCCATGTCAGGGGACAGCAGGGTTAA
- a CDS encoding glycine betaine ABC transporter substrate-binding protein: protein MKLINKRIVMVALIAIAAVMIAGCTDQGTETAQKGKITGIEPGAGIMMMTEKAIEEYGLDYDLVSSSSAGMASELTKAIQNEKWIVVTGWTPHWKFARYDLKYLDDPKGVYGGEEYIATLARTGLSEDKPDLYSVLERFHWTPADMESVMLDAENGMKPEDAAEKWVENNPETVTEWIGDVSSDGEKVKIGYVLWDSEIASTNVVKLVLEKAGFDVETSAVDAGPLYQAVSDGDVDFTVSAWLPATHQSYLDKYGDKIVVVRKNLEGAKVGLVVPAYVTISSIDELNSVKEKFA from the coding sequence ATGAAATTAATCAACAAAAGAATAGTTATGGTCGCTCTGATCGCAATTGCAGCGGTAATGATTGCAGGATGTACAGATCAGGGAACAGAAACAGCCCAGAAAGGGAAAATAACAGGTATTGAGCCGGGCGCAGGAATCATGATGATGACCGAGAAGGCCATTGAGGAATATGGCCTCGATTATGATCTTGTCTCAAGCAGCAGCGCAGGAATGGCATCCGAACTCACAAAGGCAATACAGAATGAGAAATGGATTGTCGTTACAGGATGGACACCACACTGGAAATTTGCAAGATATGATCTCAAGTACCTTGATGATCCAAAAGGAGTCTATGGCGGAGAAGAGTACATCGCCACACTTGCAAGGACGGGACTTTCGGAGGACAAGCCCGATCTATATTCAGTTCTTGAGCGTTTCCACTGGACACCGGCAGACATGGAATCCGTAATGCTTGATGCAGAAAACGGAATGAAACCGGAAGACGCAGCAGAGAAATGGGTTGAAAACAATCCGGAAACTGTCACGGAATGGATCGGAGATGTATCATCAGACGGTGAGAAAGTTAAGATCGGATATGTCCTCTGGGATTCCGAGATTGCAAGCACAAATGTTGTAAAACTGGTCCTTGAAAAGGCAGGATTTGACGTTGAAACATCTGCTGTCGATGCAGGCCCGCTCTATCAGGCGGTCTCAGATGGTGATGTTGACTTTACAGTTTCAGCCTGGCTTCCGGCAACCCATCAGAGTTATCTGGACAAATACGGCGATAAAATCGTAGTTGTCAGAAAGAACCTTGAAGGAGCAAAAGTCGGACTTGTTGTTCCGGCATATGTTACTATCAGCTCTATTGACGAACTGAACAGTGTCAAAGAGAAATTTGCATAA